From a single Calothrix sp. NIES-2098 genomic region:
- a CDS encoding TPR domain protein encodes MKRLQKFVMLMVMSALLCMTSPGLAQVTNVAQVPSVPVEQQARVSYAKGEFAQAAQLFQQAAQAYKVAKDPIRQALSLSNLSLCYQQLGRWDDASRVITESVELLQAIKETKPDKLLALAQALDIQGGLQLARGQAEAALKSWEGATSIYTQLNKPSKALTSQTNQAQALQNLGLYRKAISLLESALKLPQVSTTNTEQLKSLVDKVAATPETAVALRTLGESLRVVGNLGAANLILERSLAIANELKLPEVVTLTQLSLGNLVRAQLSLNKGSKTPIDPQAAINFYQQAAASASPDLRMQARVNQLSLLVETNQLDAAKTLLPQLQQEIATLPPSRSAIASRVNLGQTLIQMQKQSPDTASWRDVAQMLAVAVQQAKDLGDTRLQADALGSLGNVYEQTQQWSEAEKLTQQALQLGQQINAGDIAYRWQWQLGRVMKAQGKNDSAIAAYKEAVGTIKSLRADLAAASPDVQFSFREAVEPIHRQLVGLLVESNQKDNLKTARDVIEGLQLVELDNFFREACLNGNPALVDKVDPKAAVIYPIILENQIAIIASLPNSQNKAQDDRDFRYYKTAVSNEKIDKLASQLGDGMKQPTSLDITLPKLQQMYNLIVRPEAEDLAASQVETLVFVLDGVLRNVPMAALHDGKEFLVEKYSIALTPGLQLLAPRSLKQERLGALVGGLSKARLGFEALPNVEKEVEKIESELPSEVLVNQKFTNSAFQNKISAVSYPIVHLATHGQFSSQADDTFILTWDGKIKVNELSGVLRTVEISRDNSLELLVLSACETAAGDNRSALGLAGVAVRSGARSTIATLWRVNDEASATLMSLFYDQLVQANRTGITKAEALRRAQLAILKSQEYQTPYYWAPYVLLGNWT; translated from the coding sequence ATGAAGAGGTTGCAAAAGTTTGTGATGTTGATGGTGATGAGTGCTTTATTATGCATGACATCGCCTGGGTTGGCGCAAGTGACAAATGTTGCTCAAGTCCCTAGCGTACCTGTTGAGCAGCAGGCGCGAGTATCATACGCTAAGGGTGAGTTTGCACAGGCGGCGCAGTTATTTCAACAAGCGGCTCAAGCTTATAAAGTTGCTAAAGACCCGATTCGTCAAGCGTTGAGTTTGAGTAATCTGTCGCTTTGTTATCAACAGTTGGGACGGTGGGATGATGCTAGCCGTGTAATTACGGAAAGTGTTGAGCTTTTACAGGCAATCAAGGAGACTAAGCCGGATAAGTTATTGGCACTGGCGCAAGCTTTGGATATTCAAGGCGGATTACAGTTAGCACGGGGACAGGCGGAGGCGGCGCTGAAATCTTGGGAAGGTGCTACATCTATATATACTCAGTTAAATAAACCGAGTAAGGCACTGACGAGTCAAACGAATCAAGCGCAAGCTTTACAAAATTTGGGTCTTTATCGCAAGGCAATTTCTCTATTAGAATCGGCGCTAAAGTTACCGCAGGTTTCTACTACTAATACCGAACAACTCAAGTCTCTTGTCGATAAAGTTGCTGCGACACCAGAAACGGCTGTAGCTTTGCGGACTTTGGGCGAGTCTTTGCGGGTTGTGGGTAATCTGGGGGCAGCAAATTTAATTTTAGAGCGCAGTTTGGCGATCGCTAATGAATTAAAATTACCTGAGGTCGTTACCTTAACTCAACTTAGCCTCGGTAATCTTGTCCGCGCTCAATTGAGTTTAAATAAAGGTAGCAAGACTCCGATCGATCCTCAAGCTGCAATCAATTTCTATCAACAAGCTGCTGCTTCTGCATCACCAGATTTAAGGATGCAAGCACGAGTCAATCAACTCAGTTTGCTGGTGGAGACTAATCAACTCGATGCGGCAAAAACTTTATTACCCCAGCTGCAACAAGAAATTGCGACATTACCACCCAGTCGGAGTGCGATCGCATCACGGGTAAATTTGGGGCAAACATTGATACAGATGCAAAAGCAGTCTCCAGATACAGCTTCGTGGCGAGATGTGGCTCAAATGCTGGCTGTGGCAGTTCAACAAGCGAAGGATTTGGGAGATACACGGTTACAAGCTGATGCACTGGGTAGCCTAGGTAACGTTTACGAACAAACACAACAGTGGTCTGAGGCGGAAAAGTTAACTCAACAAGCGCTGCAATTAGGGCAACAAATCAATGCAGGGGATATTGCCTATCGTTGGCAATGGCAGTTAGGTAGGGTGATGAAAGCCCAAGGTAAAAATGATAGTGCGATCGCAGCTTATAAGGAAGCAGTCGGTACAATTAAATCTCTCCGCGCCGACTTAGCCGCAGCTAGTCCTGACGTGCAATTTTCCTTCCGCGAAGCTGTTGAACCAATTCATCGTCAACTCGTTGGCTTGTTAGTAGAGTCAAATCAAAAAGATAATTTGAAGACAGCGCGAGATGTGATTGAAGGCTTGCAATTAGTCGAACTAGATAACTTCTTTCGAGAAGCTTGTCTCAACGGAAACCCGGCGTTAGTAGACAAGGTAGATCCCAAAGCCGCAGTCATTTATCCAATTATTTTGGAAAATCAAATAGCGATTATTGCCAGCTTACCAAACTCCCAAAATAAAGCCCAAGATGACCGTGATTTTCGTTACTATAAAACAGCTGTTAGCAACGAAAAAATCGATAAGCTAGCATCCCAACTAGGGGATGGAATGAAGCAACCAACTAGCTTGGATATAACGCTGCCGAAATTGCAGCAAATGTATAATTTAATAGTTCGTCCAGAAGCAGAGGACTTAGCAGCGAGTCAAGTAGAAACATTGGTATTTGTATTAGATGGGGTTTTGCGGAACGTCCCAATGGCGGCGCTGCATGATGGTAAAGAATTCCTTGTGGAAAAATACAGCATTGCCCTCACACCCGGATTACAATTATTAGCACCGCGATCGCTCAAACAAGAACGCTTAGGAGCCTTAGTCGGTGGGCTGAGTAAAGCTCGTTTGGGGTTTGAGGCTCTACCCAATGTCGAGAAAGAAGTAGAAAAAATCGAATCGGAACTACCCTCGGAAGTTCTAGTTAACCAGAAATTTACAAATTCCGCCTTTCAAAATAAAATTTCTGCTGTTTCCTACCCGATTGTTCATTTAGCAACCCACGGACAATTTAGTTCCCAAGCAGATGACACATTTATTCTTACCTGGGACGGCAAGATTAAAGTTAACGAACTCAGTGGCGTTTTAAGAACAGTCGAAATCTCACGAGACAATTCCCTCGAACTTCTGGTATTGAGTGCTTGCGAAACAGCAGCAGGCGATAATCGTTCCGCTTTGGGATTAGCAGGCGTAGCAGTACGTTCTGGTGCTAGAAGTACAATAGCAACTCTGTGGCGTGTCAACGATGAAGCCTCTGCAACTCTCATGAGCCTATTTTATGACCAATTAGTGCAAGCCAATCGTACTGGAATTACCAAAGCAGAAGCGTTAAGACGCGCCCAACTTGCCATTTTAAAGAGCCAAGAATATCAAACACCATATTACTGGGCACCCTATGTATTACTAGGAAATTGGACTTAG
- a CDS encoding filamentous hemagglutinin outer membrane protein translates to MNQIQNWLQNSLLFIPILLASTPAYSQINPDNTLGAESSLLIQNVPINGVNYDFIDGGAQRGANLFHSFSQFNINDGQRVYFINPSGVGNILSRVTGGNPSNILGTLGVLGNANLFLINPNGIVFGQNAKLDVSGSFVGTTANGVRFGEQGIFSATNPEAPPVLNVNPSALFFNQLNQGKITVQSTANAGISPTGDIATGLRVPDGESLLLVGGDINIDGGELKAFGGNIELAGLSAPGDVGLNFADNNLSLTMPDSVERADVNLSNSAQVNVRGANGGNIKINARNLNLTGESIIRAGIDSGLGTPESQAGDIVINATGTTTLTDGSFIANVLKEEAFGKAGDIKINTNALNFDNNAYLNVINYGQGNGGNIFLQVKDGISLTNDGGIISGIENNAIGNSGNIQIEAGSLQLKDGAFISSSTSGRGNAGNIIINAREAVNLQGKGVDDSTQIISDVNDEGIGKAGDIQITTGSLQLKDEALISSSTSGRGNAGNIIIDARDRITFDNNSFASSGTSQGSLGDAGQIRIKTGTLSLSGGSYIENNVFGLGNTGDITINAQDTVSVNGFSKSIVPGSYCSGSAICQTKVDENGQIFTEIFQISNISSSNLGEAAKGGTIRINTKNLFLKDGGKIDATAYSSNDAGNIFIQALDTVSISSPDPESNIFSSEISSGFLGSNLDSTGNGGSINIQTKKFSLDNSILLTTTIGKGNAGNISLDVQDSASLINSKIYSNVGTSAVGNGGNIDIKARTLLLDNSKLFSPTSGVGNAGNISAQVADSLKLINQSTIVSNIQSQAVGNGGDINIQAGSFSLDTNSRVTAVNLGGKGLAGDISIKTVNNIDADQSFIAAFTSGQGDAGKINLQAGGNVSITDKSGIFGDVDKSGVGNGGDITIQASNFYLTDGANLQTTTRGKGNAGNITINTIGDLIITSQSQSGLATSTGGRGNAGKISLHAGENISISSNRNRSDIGSNAPLFSSVEANGVGQGGDIEIQARNFFADDAILFSATVGQGNSGNVIINTTGNITLKNGAQILTSTVGEGSAGNVKVIAGGEVSFDGVDANGWKGGIQSTVGQEEEPVGQGKGGNIDITARDLLVTNNAQISSSSFAEGNAGDIFINSGLVKLDNNGKIAAVTNSKDGGNINFNIADLLLLRRNSNISTTAGLAQAGGNGGNITINSPFIVAIPNENSDISANAFTGKGGNVNISTQAIFGIEARPKPTNQSDITASSQLGVQGQITISQPQVQPPQKLLELPTGLVDASSQIAQTCPRVHNSKPLGKFVVTGRGSLPPTSLEPLVGATSFSPLASLDGENADTGAMTEEYKEAVRKSESWTPLASSRGTRPTQWLRFPSSPNFRTRRGNPSQIVEAQGLVKTADGNIVLVAQAPNATPAATTSSGMCPIVK, encoded by the coding sequence ATGAATCAGATACAGAATTGGCTTCAAAACTCCCTTTTGTTCATCCCGATTTTGCTCGCCAGCACTCCAGCCTACAGCCAGATCAACCCCGATAATACTTTAGGCGCAGAAAGTTCTCTCCTCATACAGAACGTTCCGATTAACGGTGTTAACTATGACTTTATCGATGGCGGCGCGCAACGCGGTGCTAATTTATTTCACAGTTTTAGCCAGTTTAATATTAATGATGGGCAACGAGTATATTTTATAAATCCATCTGGAGTAGGAAATATACTATCGCGGGTGACGGGTGGAAATCCATCAAATATTTTGGGCACTTTGGGAGTTTTGGGTAATGCCAATTTGTTTCTCATCAACCCCAATGGTATTGTATTTGGACAAAATGCCAAGTTAGATGTAAGCGGTTCCTTCGTGGGGACTACTGCCAACGGAGTGAGATTTGGCGAACAAGGAATATTTAGTGCCACAAACCCAGAAGCACCACCAGTATTAAATGTCAACCCTTCGGCGTTATTTTTTAATCAACTCAATCAAGGGAAAATTACTGTTCAATCAACGGCGAATGCAGGTATTAGTCCTACTGGTGACATTGCGACAGGTTTAAGAGTACCAGATGGTGAAAGTTTGCTGCTTGTTGGTGGAGATATCAATATTGACGGCGGAGAACTCAAGGCTTTTGGTGGAAATATTGAGTTAGCAGGGTTGTCTGCACCTGGTGATGTGGGGCTAAATTTTGCAGATAATAACCTCAGTTTAACAATGCCGGATAGCGTAGAAAGAGCAGATGTCAATTTAAGCAATAGCGCACAGGTAAATGTTCGGGGTGCGAATGGCGGTAACATCAAGATTAATGCGCGAAATCTAAACTTGACAGGTGAAAGTATAATACGGGCTGGGATAGATAGCGGTTTGGGTACGCCAGAGAGTCAAGCCGGAGATATTGTTATTAATGCGACAGGAACAACGACTTTAACAGACGGTAGTTTTATCGCTAATGTTCTTAAGGAAGAAGCTTTTGGTAAGGCAGGTGATATCAAGATCAATACAAATGCATTAAATTTTGATAATAATGCGTATCTAAATGTAATTAACTACGGGCAAGGAAACGGTGGAAATATATTCTTACAAGTTAAAGATGGCATTTCTCTAACCAATGATGGTGGAATTATTAGTGGTATAGAAAATAATGCCATTGGCAATAGTGGCAATATTCAAATAGAAGCAGGTTCTCTCCAGTTAAAAGATGGAGCTTTTATTTCTAGCTCAACTTCAGGTAGAGGCAACGCAGGCAATATTATAATTAATGCGCGCGAAGCAGTTAATTTACAAGGCAAGGGTGTTGATGACAGTACCCAAATTATTAGTGATGTTAATGATGAAGGTATAGGTAAAGCTGGTGATATTCAAATTACTACAGGTTCTCTCCAGTTAAAAGATGAAGCTTTAATTTCTAGCTCAACTTCAGGCAGAGGCAACGCAGGCAATATTATAATTGATGCGCGCGATCGCATTACTTTTGATAATAACAGTTTTGCTAGCAGTGGTACATCTCAAGGATCGTTAGGTGACGCAGGACAAATCCGTATTAAAACCGGAACTCTCTCTTTGAGTGGTGGATCTTACATCGAGAATAATGTTTTCGGACTAGGTAATACTGGTGATATCACTATTAACGCACAGGATACAGTTAGTGTTAATGGTTTTTCCAAATCTATAGTCCCAGGATCTTACTGTTCTGGCTCGGCAATTTGTCAAACAAAAGTGGATGAGAATGGACAAATTTTTACCGAGATTTTTCAAATCAGTAACATTAGTAGTTCTAACTTAGGTGAAGCAGCTAAGGGTGGTACTATTCGTATTAATACGAAAAATTTATTCTTAAAAGATGGTGGAAAAATTGACGCTACTGCTTATAGTAGTAATGATGCTGGTAACATATTTATACAAGCATTGGATACAGTTTCTATTTCTAGCCCAGACCCAGAATCTAATATTTTCTCTTCAGAAATTAGCAGTGGTTTCCTGGGAAGCAATTTAGATTCTACAGGGAATGGTGGTAGCATCAATATTCAAACAAAAAAATTCTCACTCGATAATTCAATTTTGCTAACAACAACTATAGGAAAAGGAAACGCTGGCAATATTTCTTTGGATGTTCAGGATTCTGCATCTTTGATTAACAGCAAGATCTATAGCAATGTTGGAACTAGTGCTGTAGGCAATGGTGGCAATATAGATATCAAAGCTAGGACGCTTCTGCTAGATAATTCTAAATTGTTTTCTCCTACATCCGGAGTTGGTAATGCAGGAAACATTTCAGCACAAGTAGCTGATTCTTTAAAATTGATAAATCAAAGCACTATTGTCAGCAACATCCAATCTCAAGCAGTTGGAAATGGTGGTGATATAAATATACAGGCTGGCTCATTTTCTTTAGATACTAATTCTAGAGTCACTGCTGTTAATTTAGGCGGTAAAGGCTTGGCTGGCGATATTTCAATTAAGACAGTAAATAATATTGATGCCGATCAATCATTTATAGCCGCGTTTACCTCAGGACAAGGAGATGCAGGTAAAATTAATCTGCAAGCAGGTGGTAATGTTTCAATTACGGATAAAAGTGGAATCTTTGGAGATGTAGATAAATCAGGAGTTGGAAATGGAGGAGATATCACGATCCAAGCTAGCAATTTTTATTTAACTGATGGAGCTAATTTGCAAACCACAACTAGAGGTAAAGGTAACGCTGGTAACATAACTATTAATACAATAGGAGACTTAATTATTACTAGCCAGTCACAGTCAGGTTTGGCAACTAGTACTGGTGGGCGAGGAAATGCAGGTAAAATTTCACTTCATGCAGGAGAAAATATTTCGATATCAAGTAACCGAAACAGATCAGATATTGGTTCAAATGCCCCTCTATTTAGTAGCGTAGAAGCAAACGGGGTGGGTCAAGGTGGCGATATTGAAATCCAAGCACGTAACTTTTTTGCTGACGATGCAATCTTATTTTCCGCTACTGTAGGGCAAGGCAATTCAGGCAACGTTATCATTAATACCACTGGCAATATTACCCTCAAAAATGGCGCTCAAATTCTAACCTCTACTGTTGGAGAAGGATCTGCTGGCAATGTTAAAGTTATCGCAGGTGGTGAGGTTTCCTTTGATGGTGTGGATGCTAATGGTTGGAAAGGTGGAATCCAGAGTACGGTAGGACAAGAAGAAGAACCTGTGGGTCAAGGTAAGGGTGGCAATATTGATATTACTGCTCGCGATTTACTCGTTACCAATAATGCGCAAATAAGTTCTAGTAGCTTCGCTGAAGGAAACGCCGGAGACATTTTCATCAATTCAGGTTTGGTTAAACTTGACAATAATGGCAAGATTGCTGCCGTCACTAATTCCAAAGATGGCGGAAATATAAATTTCAACATTGCAGATTTGTTATTGCTGCGTCGCAATAGCAATATTTCCACTACCGCAGGGTTAGCCCAAGCTGGGGGTAATGGCGGTAACATTACCATCAATTCGCCTTTCATTGTCGCCATACCCAACGAAAACAGCGATATCTCAGCTAATGCTTTCACTGGTAAAGGTGGTAATGTGAATATCAGCACTCAGGCTATCTTTGGTATCGAAGCCCGTCCCAAGCCTACAAATCAGAGTGATATCACTGCAAGTTCTCAATTAGGCGTACAGGGACAAATCACTATTTCTCAACCACAAGTCCAACCACCGCAAAAACTGCTGGAATTACCTACAGGATTGGTTGATGCGAGTAGTCAAATTGCCCAAACTTGTCCTAGAGTCCACAATTCTAAACCTTTGGGTAAGTTTGTCGTTACTGGACGCGGTAGTTTACCACCCACTTCGTTGGAACCGCTTGTAGGCGCAACTAGCTTCAGTCCGTTAGCCAGTTTGGATGGGGAAAATGCTGATACTGGCGCGATGACGGAGGAATATAAAGAGGCAGTGAGGAAGTCGGAGTCTTGGACGCCACTTGCTTCAAGTCGGGGAACCCGCCCAACGCAGTGGCTCCGCTTCCCGTCGAGTCCGAACTTCCGAACCCGAAGGGGGAATCCTTCGCAAATTGTTGAGGCGCAAGGTTTGGTGAAAACTGCTGACGGTAATATTGTCTTGGTTGCGCAAGCGCCAAATGCTACACCTGCTGCTACTACTAGTTCTGGGATGTGTCCGATAGTGAAGTGA
- a CDS encoding filamentous hemagglutinin outer membrane protein — MNQIQNWLQNSLLFIPILLASTPAYSQINPDNTLGAESSLLIQNVPINGVNYDFIDGGAQRGANLFHSFSQFNINDGQRVYFINPSGVGNILSRVTGGNPSNILGTLGVLGNANLFLINPNGIVFGQNAKLDVRGSFVGTTANGVRFGEQGIFSATNPEAPPLLNVNPSALFFNQLNQGKITVQSTANAGISPTGAIATGLRVPDGESLLLVGGDINLDGGELKAYGGNIELAGLSAPGDVGLNFADNNLSLIIPDGVARADVTFSNGAVANVRSDNGGNIKINARNVELAGDSKLRAGIDIGLGTPESQSGDVVINATGTTTLKEGSFVANILEEEAFGKTGDIKINTGSLKFDNGQLNATKYGQGSGGNILLQVKDDISLSNASAIFSGLEIAAVGNSGNIQIDAGSLSLSSSEINSKTYGQGNAGNININVRDAINLQGRGVYDFSTRIISSVNYEGVGKAGDISITTGSLQLQDGAFISSLSLGKGNAGNITIDARDRITFENTSYARAGTSLEAIGNGGEIRVTTGTLSLSSGSQIDNNIAGQGNSSDITINARDAIKLDGIVGTFITGINSQALSANAGKGGNIQITTGSLSLTNGATVNTTTGGQGSSGNITINAQDTVTVDGFGKVPVSGCFGLVLCQTRVSQTGKIIAENLLPSNISSSSLSETANSGDIRLDTKNLVLKDGGRINADVISNNDGGNIFIKASDTVSISSPEYGVFSSQIGSTFQGNNLNSTGNGGNINIQTGKFSLNNSALLTSTIGTGNAGNISVDVQDSASLINSRIFSNVEPEAVGNGGNINFKARTLSLDNSRLFSPTYGIGNAGNISVQVIDSLKLNNQSYIFSSNAAGAVGNGGDINILAGSFSLDGVSGITAANLGGQGSAGDILINTVNNIDLAGESFIATFTNGEGDAGKINLQAGGNVSIAVGGGIFGNVAESGVGNGGDITIQAGNFLLTEEAQLQTRTVGKGSAGNITIKTTENLNIDKSIVATTTNGQGDAGKISLQAGENISISGNLNSPDISLGSSLFSGVEANGVGKGGDIEILATNFFADGAKLLAGTLGQGNSGNVQINTTGNINLKNGAQIMTSTIGEGDAGNVKLIASGQVFIDGVDANGLGSGIQSTVGEENYFFGTGKGGNIDITARDLFVTNNAQISSSSFAEGNAGDIFINSGLVQLDNNGKIAAVTNSKDGGNINFNIADLLLLRRNSNISTTAGLAQAGGNGGNISINSPFIVAVPNENSDISANAFTGKGGNVNISTQAIFGIEARPKLTNQSDITASSELGVQGQINISQPQVQTPQKLLELPTGLVDASSQIAQTCPRGPNAKPLGSFVVTGRGSLPPTSLEPLTGTTSLSPLASLDGENADGNAGTQGYKDAESSSEIIEAQGLVKTADGKIALLAQAPTATPAATTATSACVTSR; from the coding sequence ATGAATCAGATACAGAATTGGCTTCAAAACTCCCTTTTGTTCATCCCGATTTTGCTCGCCAGCACTCCAGCCTACAGCCAGATCAACCCCGATAATACTTTAGGCGCAGAAAGTTCTCTCCTCATACAGAACGTTCCGATTAACGGTGTTAACTATGACTTTATCGATGGCGGCGCGCAACGCGGTGCTAATTTATTTCACAGTTTTAGCCAGTTTAATATTAATGATGGGCAACGAGTATATTTTATAAATCCATCTGGAGTAGGAAATATACTATCGCGGGTGACGGGTGGAAATCCATCAAATATTTTGGGTACTTTGGGAGTTTTGGGTAATGCGAATCTGTTCCTCATCAACCCCAATGGGATTGTATTTGGGCAAAATGCCAAATTAGATGTACGCGGTTCCTTTGTGGGGACTACCGCCAACGGAGTGCGATTTGGCGAACAAGGAATATTTAGTGCCACAAACCCAGAAGCACCGCCACTGTTGAATGTTAACCCTTCGGCGTTATTTTTTAATCAACTCAATCAAGGGAAAATTACTGTTCAATCAACGGCGAATGCAGGTATTAGTCCTACTGGTGCGATCGCAACTGGTTTAAGAGTACCAGATGGTGAAAGTTTACTGCTGGTTGGTGGAGATATCAACCTTGATGGCGGAGAACTCAAGGCTTATGGTGGCAATATTGAGCTAGCGGGGTTGTCTGCACCTGGTGATGTGGGGCTGAATTTTGCAGATAATAACCTCAGTTTAATAATACCGGATGGCGTAGCAAGAGCAGATGTAACTTTCAGTAATGGGGCGGTAGCTAATGTCCGCAGCGATAATGGCGGTAATATCAAAATTAATGCTCGCAATGTCGAGTTGGCTGGAGACAGTAAATTGCGGGCGGGAATAGATATCGGTTTGGGTACGCCAGAGAGTCAAAGCGGAGATGTTGTAATTAATGCGACGGGAACAACTACTTTGAAGGAAGGTAGTTTTGTTGCCAATATTCTTGAGGAAGAAGCTTTTGGTAAAACTGGTGATATCAAGATTAATACAGGTTCCTTGAAGTTTGATAACGGTCAACTTAATGCTACTAAATACGGGCAAGGAAGCGGGGGAAATATCCTTTTACAAGTAAAGGATGATATTTCTTTAAGTAACGCTAGTGCTATTTTTAGTGGTTTAGAAATTGCTGCTGTTGGTAATAGTGGAAACATTCAAATAGATGCAGGTTCTTTATCGCTGTCATCTTCGGAAATCAATAGCAAAACTTATGGGCAAGGAAATGCAGGCAATATTAATATCAATGTGCGCGACGCAATTAATTTGCAAGGTCGAGGTGTGTATGATTTCAGTACCCGAATTATTAGTTCTGTAAATTATGAAGGTGTAGGTAAAGCCGGAGATATTTCAATCACTACAGGTTCTCTCCAGTTGCAGGATGGAGCTTTTATTTCTAGCCTAAGTTTAGGCAAAGGAAACGCCGGAAATATTACAATTGATGCGCGCGATCGCATTACTTTTGAGAATACCAGTTATGCTCGTGCTGGCACATCACTAGAAGCAATAGGTAACGGCGGAGAAATTCGCGTTACAACCGGAACTCTGTCCTTAAGTAGTGGTTCTCAAATTGATAATAATATTGCAGGACAAGGTAATAGTAGCGATATTACAATTAACGCCCGTGATGCAATTAAATTAGATGGCATCGTTGGTACATTTATTACTGGCATCAACAGCCAAGCACTATCAGCAAATGCTGGTAAAGGTGGAAATATTCAAATCACAACTGGTTCGTTATCTTTAACAAATGGTGCAACAGTAAATACTACTACTGGTGGGCAAGGAAGTTCAGGTAATATCACTATTAACGCACAAGATACAGTTACCGTTGATGGTTTTGGGAAAGTACCAGTTTCCGGCTGTTTTGGATTAGTATTGTGTCAAACAAGAGTATCCCAAACCGGAAAAATTATAGCCGAGAATTTGCTACCTAGTAACATTAGCAGTTCTAGCTTAAGTGAAACAGCTAATAGTGGTGATATTCGGCTCGATACGAAAAATCTGGTTCTCAAAGATGGGGGAAGAATTAACGCTGATGTCATTAGTAATAATGATGGTGGCAATATATTTATTAAGGCATCAGATACAGTTTCTATTTCCAGTCCTGAATATGGTGTCTTCTCTTCACAAATCGGCAGTACTTTCCAGGGAAACAATTTAAACTCTACAGGTAATGGCGGTAATATCAATATTCAAACAGGGAAATTTTCACTCAATAATTCTGCTTTGCTGACTTCAACTATAGGCACAGGAAACGCTGGTAATATTTCTGTAGATGTGCAAGATTCTGCATCTTTGATTAACAGCAGAATCTTCAGCAATGTTGAGCCTGAAGCAGTAGGTAATGGTGGAAATATAAATTTCAAAGCCAGGACACTTTCTTTGGATAACTCTCGTTTGTTTTCTCCAACCTACGGAATTGGTAATGCGGGAAATATTTCAGTGCAAGTGATTGATTCTTTGAAACTGAACAATCAAAGCTATATTTTCAGTAGTAATGCAGCCGGAGCAGTTGGTAATGGTGGTGATATAAATATACTTGCTGGCTCATTTTCTTTAGATGGTGTTTCTGGAATCACTGCTGCTAATTTAGGCGGTCAAGGCTCTGCTGGTGATATTTTAATTAATACAGTGAATAACATTGATTTGGCTGGTGAGTCTTTTATTGCTACTTTTACCAATGGAGAAGGCGATGCAGGTAAAATTAACCTCCAAGCAGGCGGTAATGTTTCAATTGCTGTTGGCGGAGGGATTTTTGGTAATGTAGCAGAATCCGGAGTTGGAAATGGTGGTGATATTACCATCCAAGCTGGCAATTTTTTGTTAACTGAAGAGGCTCAACTGCAAACCAGAACTGTAGGAAAAGGTAGTGCTGGTAATATTACTATTAAGACAACAGAGAACTTAAATATTGATAAATCCATAGTGGCAACTACTACCAACGGACAAGGAGATGCAGGTAAAATTTCACTGCAAGCAGGAGAAAATATTTCCATATCAGGTAACTTAAATAGCCCAGATATTAGTCTAGGAAGCAGTCTATTTAGTGGCGTAGAAGCAAACGGAGTGGGTAAAGGTGGTGATATTGAAATTCTAGCTACTAACTTTTTTGCTGATGGTGCAAAATTACTAGCTGGTACGTTAGGACAAGGAAATTCAGGTAACGTTCAAATAAATACTACTGGTAATATCAACCTCAAAAATGGCGCTCAAATTATGACATCTACTATTGGCGAAGGGGATGCTGGTAATGTCAAACTTATCGCTAGCGGTCAGGTTTTTATTGATGGTGTGGATGCGAATGGTTTGGGAAGTGGAATTCAGAGTACGGTAGGAGAAGAAAACTACTTTTTTGGTACGGGTAAAGGTGGCAATATTGATATTACTGCTCGCGATTTATTCGTTACCAATAATGCGCAAATAAGTTCTAGTAGCTTCGCTGAAGGAAACGCCGGAGACATTTTCATCAATTCAGGTTTGGTGCAACTGGATAATAATGGCAAGATTGCTGCCGTCACTAATTCCAAAGATGGCGGAAATATAAATTTCAACATTGCAGATTTGTTATTGCTGCGTCGCAATAGCAATATTTCCACTACCGCAGGGTTAGCCCAAGCTGGCGGTAATGGCGGTAACATCAGCATTAATTCGCCTTTCATTGTTGCAGTACCAAACGAAAACAGCGATATTTCTGCTAATGCTTTCACTGGTAAAGGCGGTAATGTAAACATCAGCACTCAGGCTATCTTTGGTATCGAAGCCCGTCCCAAGCTTACAAATCAAAGTGATATCACTGCAAGTTCAGAATTAGGCGTACAGGGACAAATTAATATCTCTCAACCGCAAGTCCAAACCCCACAAAAACTGCTGGAGTTACCTACAGGATTGGTTGATGCGAGTAGTCAAATTGCCCAAACTTGCCCTAGAGGCCCGAATGCTAAACCTTTGGGTAGCTTTGTCGTGACTGGACGCGGTAGTTTACCACCCACTTCTTTAGAACCACTCACAGGTACAACTAGTCTTAGTCCGTTAGCCAGTTTGGATGGAGAAAATGCTGATGGTAACGCGGGGACGCAGGGATATAAAGACGCGGAGAGTTCTTCGGAAATTATTGAAGCCCAAGGTTTGGTGAAAACTGCTGATGGCAAAATTGCCCTTCTAGCCCAAGCACCGACAGCCACGCCTGCGGCTACAACAGCGACTAGTGCATGTGTTACATCTCGCTAG